The following coding sequences lie in one Cercospora beticola chromosome 9, complete sequence genomic window:
- a CDS encoding uncharacterized protein (CAZy:GH47): MERSWDAYRRRAWLMDELAPVSGGNKTTYGGWAATLCDSLDTLWIMGMKAEFKEAVDAIAAIDFTATTMETINLFETTIRYMGGFLSAYDLSGDRRLLDKSLELADMIYAAFDTPNRLPILRWDFHAAREGKEQESPEDIILAEIGSLSLEFTRLSQITGDSKWYDAVARITDIFEEQQQKSSLPGMWPLKVNGRAADFASGNTYSLGAFSDSMYEYLPKMFALLGGSSQYANMYLAAMDTAIKHVIFRPMIKDNRTEILASGTTRVKEGGEIELQPEYQHLVCYTGGMLALGGRLFNNPHHIEIGEQLTDGCIWAYRQFPCLIMPENSQLVPCPTDKPCKWDEKAWHDAVVKDSAIFDNMGKNATTLIKEMHIPPGFSTIRDAKYHLRPEAIESIFLMYRITGNSTWQEKGWEMFRSIHAHTRTKFAHAAIEDVTNRTAPKMDNMESFWTAETLKYFYLLFDEPTHISLDEYVFNTEAHPLRRPSTGKTGWFSWK; the protein is encoded by the coding sequence ATGGAGCGATCCTGGGACGCGTACAGACGACGCGCTTGGCTTATGGACGAATTGGCGCCTGTGTCTGGCGGCAACAAGACCACGTATGGCGGCTGGGCTGCCACTCTTTGCGATTCACTGGACACCCTATGGATCATGGGCATGAAGGCAGAATTCAAAGAAGCTGTTGATGCTATTGCGGCGATCGACTTCACTGCAACCACAATGGAGACCATCAACCTCTTCGAAACCACAATTCGCTACATGGGCGGCTTCCTCTCTGCCTACGACCTTTCTGGAGACAGGAGGCTACTCGATAAGAGTCTCGAGCTTGCCGATATGATCTACGCCGCCTTTGACACACCAAACCGTCTTCCCATCTTGCGCTGGGACTTTCACGCAGCTCGCGAAGGCAAAGAGCAAGAATCGCCTGAAGACATCATTCTCGCAGAGATTGGGTCTTTGTCTCTGGAGTTCACCCGCCTGTCTCAAATTACCGGCGACTCCAAATGGTACGATGCAGTCGCGAGAATCACAGACATcttcgaggagcagcagcagaagtctTCGCTTCCAGGAATGTGGCCTTTGAAAGTCAACGGCCGAGCAGCAGACTTTGCTTCAGGAAACACATACTCACTTGGCGCCTTCTCTGATTCCATGTACGAATACCTGCCGAAGATGTTCGCACTGCTTGGCGGATCTTCGCAGTACGCAAATATGTACCTTGCCGCAATGGATACTGCAATCAAGCATGTTATTTTCAGGCCCATGATCAAAGACAACAGAACTGAGATCCTGGCTTCTGGCACGACTCGTGTAAAAGAGGGAGGGGAAATCGAGCTCCAGCCGGAGTACCAGCACCTCGTCTGCTACACTGGAGGAATGCTCGCGCTTGGTGGCCGACTTTTCAACAACCCACATCATATTGAGATTGGCGAACAACTCACAGATGGGTGTATCTGGGCATATCGCCAATTTCCCTGTCTCATTATGCCCGAGAACTCGCAACTCGTCCCTTGCCCTACCGACAAGCCCTGCAAATGGGATGAGAAGGCCTGGCACGACGCGGTCGTGAAAGACTCCGCCATTTTCGATAATATGGGCAAAAATGCCACAACACTGATCAAGGAAATGCACATACCTCCCGGCTTCTCCACGATTCGCGACGCCAAATATCATTTGCGCCCGGAGGCGATCGAGAGCATATTCCTGATGTATCGAATTACCGGAAACAGCACTTGGCAAGAGAAAGGCTGGGAGATGTTCCGAAGTATTCACGCGCACACTCGTACGAAATTTGCGCATGCTGCGATCGAGGATGTTACGAATAGGACTGCGCCGAAGATGGACAACATGGAGAGCTTCTGGACCGCGGAGACGTTGAAGTATTTCTATCTGTTGTTCGACGAGCCTACTCATATCAGCTTGGATGAGTATGTGTTCAATACTGAAGCCCATCCTCTCCGACGGCCTAGCACTGGCAAGACTGGCTGGTTCTCTTGGAAATGA